The following coding sequences lie in one Azospirillum humicireducens genomic window:
- a CDS encoding thermonuclease family protein, giving the protein MSLPVLLLGWMLLAGAASAEPLRVTAVLDGDTLELEDGRRVRLAGIEAAKPPRTADPADGRVWPLAEAATRALSELALGRRVVLHGPAPVDRHGRLLAHLVREDGLWLQSALLVRGLARVHTRPDARAYAAELLAGEDEARTAGRGLWRSRVYAVRDAGDPDDLARDRDSFQLVEGVVLAISKSGGEAWLDFGADWHSDVTVHIGRAAMREVTRAGIDPLSLEGRRVRVRGWITLRNGPMIEITHPEQIERLEREATASTRHGPGPGDEDLWDGNDAEDEPE; this is encoded by the coding sequence GTGAGCCTGCCGGTCCTGCTGCTGGGCTGGATGCTGCTGGCCGGCGCCGCGTCGGCGGAGCCGTTGCGCGTCACCGCCGTGCTGGACGGCGACACGCTGGAGCTGGAGGACGGCCGCCGCGTCCGGCTGGCGGGGATCGAAGCCGCCAAGCCGCCGCGCACCGCCGACCCGGCCGACGGCCGCGTCTGGCCGCTGGCGGAAGCGGCGACCAGGGCGCTGTCCGAACTGGCGCTCGGCCGCCGCGTCGTCCTGCACGGCCCGGCTCCGGTCGACCGCCATGGCCGGCTGCTCGCCCATCTGGTGCGGGAAGACGGGCTGTGGCTGCAATCGGCCCTGCTCGTCCGCGGGCTGGCCCGCGTCCACACCCGTCCCGACGCCCGCGCCTATGCCGCCGAACTGCTGGCCGGCGAGGATGAGGCGCGCACCGCCGGCCGCGGGCTCTGGCGCAGCCGGGTCTATGCGGTGCGGGACGCCGGCGATCCCGACGATCTCGCCCGCGACCGCGACAGCTTCCAACTGGTGGAAGGGGTGGTGCTGGCCATCTCCAAGAGCGGCGGCGAGGCCTGGCTCGATTTCGGCGCCGACTGGCACAGCGACGTCACCGTCCATATCGGCCGCGCCGCGATGCGCGAGGTCACCCGCGCCGGCATCGACCCGCTGTCCTTGGAAGGACGGCGTGTGCGCGTGCGGGGCTGGATCACCCTGCGCAATGGCCCCATGATCGAGATCACCCACCCCGAACAGATCGAGCGGCTGGAACGGGAGGCAACCGCCTCCACCCGGCATGGTCCCGGACCGGGCGATGAGGATCTGTGGGACGGGAACGACGCGGAGGACGAACCGGAATGA
- a CDS encoding cytochrome c, whose product MMKPSIARMLGSMVGGRAGRLLVPLFLMLAALPFHPALATGPALTIAVAGSERVFDRDALLARPDMVTVDIPADISYGRPMSYRAVPLASLLGTGEFPPGTVLEGVASDGFTAQLPPELCLRTGPDGAVAFLAVEPADRPWPNLPGKEVSAGPFYLVWVRPEASGVRSEQWPYQLARIVASDDPLKRWPQLAVEPALAADSPIRAGQTVFITQCMACHTLNGAGSAAMGPDLNRPMNPTEYLTPAGLKRLIRDPRSVRTWPGQQMPGFDPAMLSDADLDRVIAYLGHMAGRKAP is encoded by the coding sequence ATGATGAAGCCGTCGATTGCGCGCATGCTCGGCTCCATGGTCGGAGGCCGGGCCGGACGCCTGCTGGTCCCCCTGTTTCTTATGCTCGCCGCCTTGCCGTTTCATCCGGCACTGGCCACCGGGCCGGCGCTGACGATCGCCGTCGCCGGATCCGAACGGGTGTTCGACCGCGACGCCCTGCTGGCCCGCCCCGACATGGTGACCGTCGACATTCCCGCAGACATCTCCTATGGCCGCCCGATGAGCTACCGCGCCGTGCCGCTCGCCAGCCTGCTCGGCACCGGAGAGTTTCCGCCCGGCACCGTGCTGGAAGGAGTGGCTTCGGACGGATTCACCGCGCAACTGCCGCCGGAGCTGTGCCTGCGCACCGGTCCCGACGGTGCCGTCGCCTTCCTCGCGGTGGAGCCGGCCGACCGGCCGTGGCCCAACCTTCCGGGCAAGGAGGTGTCGGCCGGTCCCTTCTATCTGGTGTGGGTACGGCCGGAAGCCTCGGGAGTGCGCAGCGAGCAATGGCCCTATCAGTTGGCCCGCATCGTCGCTTCGGACGATCCGCTGAAGCGCTGGCCGCAGCTGGCGGTCGAACCGGCGCTGGCCGCCGACTCGCCGATCCGGGCCGGACAGACGGTGTTCATCACCCAATGCATGGCCTGCCACACCCTGAACGGCGCCGGCAGCGCCGCGATGGGGCCGGACCTGAACCGGCCGATGAACCCGACCGAGTATCTCACGCCGGCCGGGTTGAAGAGGCTGATCCGCGACCCCCGATCCGTCCGGACATGGCCGGGCCAGCAGATGCCGGGCTTCGATCCGGCGATGCTGAGCGATGCCGATCTCGACCGCGTCATCGCCTATCTCGGGCATATGGCGGGGCGGAAGGCGCCGTGA
- the cobS gene encoding cobaltochelatase subunit CobS, which translates to MASQGATQASSALFDHKPDTTVSVREVFGIDSDMQVPAFSQRSEHVPDLDSAYRFDRDTTLAILAGFAYNRRVMVQGYHGTGKSTHIEQVAARLNWPCIRVNLDSHISRIDLMGKDAIVLRDGVQVTEYREGILPWALQHACALVFDEYDAGRPDVMFVIQRVLEVEGKLTLLDQNRVIRPHPAFRLFATANTVGLGDTTGLYHGTQQINQGQMDRWNIVATLNYLPVDAEMKIVQAKVKSYDDAKGRDTVASMVRLADLTRAGFINGDISTVMSPRTVITWAENAKIFNDVAFAFRITFLNKCDEVERPTVAEYYQRCFGVELPETGVQANLV; encoded by the coding sequence ATGGCTTCCCAAGGAGCGACCCAGGCCAGCTCGGCCCTGTTCGACCACAAGCCCGACACGACGGTCTCGGTGCGTGAGGTCTTCGGCATCGACAGCGACATGCAGGTGCCGGCCTTCAGCCAGCGCTCGGAGCATGTGCCCGACCTCGACAGCGCCTACCGCTTCGACCGGGACACCACTCTGGCCATCCTCGCCGGCTTCGCCTACAACCGCCGCGTCATGGTCCAGGGCTATCACGGCACCGGCAAGTCGACCCACATCGAACAGGTCGCGGCCCGGCTGAACTGGCCCTGCATCCGCGTCAACCTGGACAGCCACATCAGCCGCATCGACCTGATGGGCAAGGACGCCATCGTTCTGCGCGACGGCGTGCAGGTCACCGAATACCGCGAGGGCATCCTGCCCTGGGCCCTGCAGCATGCCTGCGCCCTGGTGTTCGACGAGTATGACGCCGGCCGTCCCGACGTGATGTTCGTGATCCAGCGCGTGCTGGAGGTGGAAGGCAAGCTGACGCTGCTCGACCAGAACCGCGTCATCCGTCCGCACCCGGCCTTCCGCCTGTTCGCCACGGCGAACACCGTCGGTCTTGGCGACACCACCGGCCTCTATCACGGCACCCAGCAGATCAACCAGGGCCAGATGGACCGCTGGAACATCGTGGCGACGCTGAACTACCTGCCGGTCGACGCCGAGATGAAGATCGTCCAGGCCAAGGTGAAGTCGTACGACGATGCCAAGGGCCGCGACACGGTGGCCTCGATGGTGCGTCTGGCCGACCTGACGCGCGCAGGCTTCATCAACGGCGACATCTCCACCGTCATGAGCCCGCGCACGGTCATCACCTGGGCCGAGAACGCGAAGATCTTCAACGATGTCGCCTTCGCCTTCCGCATCACCTTCCTGAACAAGTGCGACGAGGTGGAGCGGCCGACGGTGGCCGAATACTACCAGCGCTGCTTCGGCGTGGAGTTGCCGGAGACGGGGGTCCAGGCGAACCTCGTGTGA
- a CDS encoding adenylate/guanylate cyclase domain-containing protein encodes MPLPAPAPAAKRAGQAGSKTRATLAPEPARRRRLRLPIAAVLVAGFGSLMLAAVASVLILGLVSASTNTFALLNDKADLALAGVEVRVRHQLDPAREMARFVAGLVERGDLRAIDGTAMTDTLRGALAGAPDVTGLAFIRPDLTGVRVARLNGDLIAEPFDMQGGSDIPPEVLDGPNRSAATWADPRWLKEAQNSFLTLYQPVRRDGRYLGQVAVGVSLGDLSRFLSVLYVEQGLNAFVLYDQTHVLAHPALVGRSFDFSGKLDGPPLPRIDQVDDPALAALWTSGVPVQSLKKRVEARGVRVLGSDYMFLTRSMAGYGQQDWIIGIGYRDGEMGVEIRRLYITGAVGLAILLVSVGVALLVGRRISRQVARLAEAADRVRAFEFRTIADLPDSRLREMARAATAFNAMVAGLRWFETYVPKALVLRLMRQRETEGGLDSVQREVTVMFTDIRGFSRMAEHMAAADTAALLNEHFTLLAACIEAEGGTVDKFIGDSLMAFWGAPEAQEDHAVRALRAALAIHHAIRADNRRRVAAGRAPIHVRVGLHSGPVVVGNIGSDSRINYTIVGDTVNVAARIEELSGGLQGDAEVIVLTSGVTAAKGKDAVPLVRQGGRSLRGRTGMTELWRLVPEDERKDVAKAAAPTGGTAPPFPAPSPGGGEGIKPVLAGKDTP; translated from the coding sequence TTGCCTCTGCCCGCTCCGGCGCCGGCCGCCAAGCGGGCCGGGCAGGCGGGCAGCAAGACGCGGGCGACGCTGGCGCCTGAGCCGGCCAGACGGCGACGGCTGCGGTTGCCGATCGCCGCGGTGCTGGTGGCCGGTTTCGGGTCGCTGATGCTGGCGGCGGTCGCCAGCGTCCTGATCCTGGGCCTGGTCAGCGCCAGCACCAACACTTTTGCCCTGCTGAATGATAAGGCCGACCTCGCGCTCGCCGGGGTGGAGGTGCGGGTGCGCCACCAGCTCGATCCCGCGCGGGAGATGGCGCGCTTCGTCGCCGGACTGGTCGAGCGCGGCGACCTGCGCGCGATTGACGGCACGGCGATGACCGACACATTGCGCGGCGCGCTGGCCGGTGCGCCGGACGTCACCGGGCTGGCCTTCATCCGCCCGGACCTGACCGGCGTCCGGGTCGCCCGGCTGAATGGCGACCTCATCGCCGAGCCCTTCGACATGCAGGGCGGGAGCGACATTCCGCCGGAGGTCCTGGACGGTCCCAACCGCAGCGCCGCCACCTGGGCCGATCCACGCTGGCTGAAGGAGGCGCAGAACAGTTTCCTCACGCTGTACCAGCCGGTGCGGCGCGACGGCCGCTATCTGGGACAGGTGGCGGTCGGCGTGTCGCTGGGCGACCTGTCGCGCTTCCTGTCGGTGCTGTATGTGGAGCAGGGGCTGAACGCCTTCGTGCTGTACGATCAGACCCATGTTCTGGCCCATCCGGCTCTGGTCGGCCGCAGCTTTGATTTTTCCGGCAAGCTCGACGGGCCGCCGCTGCCGCGGATCGATCAGGTTGACGACCCGGCGCTGGCGGCGTTGTGGACCAGCGGCGTCCCGGTCCAGTCGCTTAAGAAGCGGGTGGAGGCGCGCGGCGTGCGCGTGCTGGGCAGCGACTACATGTTCCTGACCCGCAGCATGGCGGGATACGGCCAGCAGGACTGGATCATCGGCATCGGCTATCGCGATGGCGAGATGGGCGTCGAGATCCGCCGACTCTACATCACCGGCGCCGTGGGGCTCGCCATCCTGCTGGTGTCGGTTGGGGTGGCGCTGCTGGTCGGGCGGCGGATCAGCCGGCAGGTGGCCCGGCTGGCCGAGGCCGCCGACCGCGTCCGCGCCTTCGAGTTCCGCACCATCGCCGACCTGCCGGATTCCCGGCTGCGCGAGATGGCGCGCGCCGCCACCGCCTTCAACGCGATGGTCGCCGGCCTGCGCTGGTTCGAGACCTATGTGCCGAAGGCGCTGGTCCTGCGGCTGATGCGCCAGCGCGAGACCGAGGGCGGGCTCGATTCCGTCCAGCGCGAGGTGACGGTGATGTTCACCGACATCCGCGGCTTCTCACGCATGGCCGAGCATATGGCCGCCGCCGACACCGCCGCCCTGCTGAACGAGCATTTCACCCTGCTCGCCGCCTGCATCGAGGCGGAAGGCGGCACGGTGGACAAGTTCATCGGCGATTCCCTGATGGCCTTCTGGGGCGCGCCGGAAGCGCAGGAGGACCACGCCGTCCGTGCGCTGCGCGCCGCGCTGGCCATCCACCACGCTATCCGCGCCGACAACCGCCGCCGGGTCGCCGCCGGCCGGGCGCCGATCCATGTCCGCGTCGGCCTGCACAGCGGCCCGGTGGTGGTGGGCAACATCGGCTCCGACAGCCGGATCAACTACACCATCGTCGGCGATACGGTGAATGTCGCCGCCAGGATCGAGGAGCTGTCGGGCGGACTCCAGGGCGACGCCGAGGTGATCGTGCTGACCAGCGGCGTCACCGCCGCCAAGGGCAAGGACGCCGTTCCGCTGGTCCGCCAAGGCGGCAGGTCGCTTCGTGGCCGCACCGGGATGACCGAGCTCTGGCGCCTGGTGCCGGAGGATGAAAGGAAGGACGTTGCGAAGGCGGCGGCGCCGACAGGTGGAACCGCGCCCCCATTTCCGGCTCCCTCTCCCGGAGGGGGAGAGGGCATCAAGCCGGTGCTTGCAGGTAAGGATACGCCCTGA
- the cobT gene encoding cobaltochelatase subunit CobT, protein MTTQNDTPVEAFKRSTTATVRAMSRRAEVQVGFSSDPPGLSGQRVRVPLPARDLNPVEVAKLRGAADAVALRLRHHDAAVHAHRMPLGDAARQAYDALEQARCEALGSRDMAGVAHNLEAALDDRYTRQGLDRVEDRGQVPLSEALRLMAREAMTGAAPPPAAAHAVDLWRPWIEERLGRDMKGLANYAGDQEAYAKAVRRLLADLDMEVGQEADQEEEEDQQTQSSEDENSPESGQTRGQDEDQSESESMASSEMQDSSEAGDSAEEGAGEEGDMEMGEGEGAEEPAGPGQPWRNDANRRNEPDPNAYKAFTTQYDEVVDAADLCDPAELERLRHLLDQQLLHLQGVISKLANRLQRRLMAKQQRSWNFDLEEGILDAARLARVVANPVLPLSFKAEKEMDFRDTVVSLLIDNSGSMRGRPISIAAMSADILARTLERCAVKVEVLGFTTRAWKGGQAREAWVAAGKPPHPGRLNDLRHIVYKAADMPWRRARKNLGLMLREGILKENIDGEALQWAHNRLLGRPEQRRILMVISDGAPVDDSTLSVNAGNYLERHLRQTIEQIETRSPVELVAIGIGHDVTRYYRRAVTIVDAEQLGGTMMNKLAELFDEDDRRGGRRSWR, encoded by the coding sequence ATGACCACCCAGAACGACACCCCCGTCGAAGCCTTCAAGCGGTCCACCACCGCCACGGTGCGCGCCATGTCCCGGCGGGCGGAGGTGCAGGTCGGCTTCTCGTCCGATCCGCCGGGGCTGTCGGGACAGCGTGTGCGGGTGCCGCTGCCGGCGCGCGACCTGAACCCGGTCGAGGTCGCCAAGCTGCGCGGTGCGGCAGATGCCGTGGCGTTGCGGCTGCGCCATCACGACGCCGCGGTGCACGCCCACCGCATGCCGCTGGGCGATGCCGCGCGCCAGGCCTACGACGCGCTGGAGCAGGCGCGCTGCGAAGCGCTGGGCAGCCGCGACATGGCCGGCGTCGCCCACAATCTCGAAGCGGCGCTGGACGACCGCTACACCCGCCAGGGTCTCGACCGCGTCGAGGACCGCGGGCAGGTGCCGCTGTCGGAAGCGCTGCGGCTGATGGCGCGCGAGGCGATGACCGGTGCCGCGCCGCCGCCCGCCGCCGCCCATGCCGTCGACCTCTGGCGCCCCTGGATCGAGGAGCGGCTGGGCCGGGACATGAAGGGGCTGGCGAATTATGCCGGCGACCAGGAAGCCTACGCCAAGGCCGTGCGGCGGCTCCTGGCGGATCTCGACATGGAGGTCGGTCAGGAAGCCGACCAGGAAGAGGAGGAGGACCAGCAGACCCAGTCCTCCGAGGATGAGAATTCGCCCGAGAGCGGCCAGACCCGCGGCCAGGACGAGGACCAGTCCGAGTCCGAATCCATGGCCTCTTCGGAAATGCAGGACTCGTCGGAGGCCGGCGACAGCGCCGAGGAGGGTGCCGGCGAGGAAGGCGACATGGAGATGGGCGAGGGCGAGGGGGCGGAGGAGCCCGCCGGCCCCGGCCAGCCCTGGCGCAACGACGCCAACCGCCGCAACGAACCCGATCCCAACGCCTACAAGGCCTTCACCACCCAGTATGACGAGGTGGTCGACGCCGCCGACCTCTGCGACCCGGCGGAGCTGGAACGGCTGCGCCACCTGCTGGACCAGCAACTGCTGCATCTGCAGGGCGTGATCTCCAAGCTGGCGAACCGGCTGCAGCGCCGCCTGATGGCCAAGCAGCAGCGCTCCTGGAACTTCGACCTGGAGGAGGGCATCCTGGACGCCGCCCGGCTGGCCCGCGTCGTCGCCAACCCGGTGCTGCCGCTCTCCTTCAAGGCGGAGAAGGAGATGGATTTCCGCGACACGGTGGTGTCGCTGCTGATCGACAATTCAGGCTCCATGCGCGGACGGCCGATCTCCATCGCCGCGATGAGCGCCGACATCCTCGCCCGCACGCTGGAGCGCTGCGCGGTGAAGGTGGAGGTGTTGGGCTTCACCACCCGCGCCTGGAAGGGCGGGCAGGCGCGCGAGGCCTGGGTCGCGGCCGGCAAGCCGCCGCATCCCGGCCGCCTGAACGACCTGCGCCACATCGTCTACAAGGCCGCCGACATGCCGTGGCGCCGCGCCCGCAAGAATTTGGGCCTGATGCTGCGCGAAGGCATCCTGAAGGAGAACATCGACGGCGAGGCGCTGCAGTGGGCGCACAACCGCCTGCTCGGCCGGCCGGAACAGCGCCGCATCCTGATGGTGATCTCCGACGGCGCACCGGTGGACGACTCCACCCTGTCGGTGAATGCCGGCAACTATCTGGAACGCCACCTGCGCCAGACCATCGAGCAGATCGAAACCCGGTCGCCGGTCGAGCTGGTGGCGATCGGCATCGGCCATGACGTGACCCGCTACTATCGCCGCGCCGTGACCATCGTCGATGCCGAGCAGCTGGGCGGCACCATGATGAACAAGCTGGCCGAGCTGTTCGACGAGGATGACCGCCGCGGTGGCCGTCGCAGCTGGCGTTGA
- a CDS encoding GxxExxY protein — MKVSLGADLDRLTERVIGAAFAVHAVLGHGFAEQVYKKALFRELSDAGLTVATEVPFKVLYKGDPVGSYFADLVVEKRLIVELKVCEALIQAHSRQVLNYLRASGLPVGLLFNFAGPSLTVKRVLAH; from the coding sequence ATGAAGGTGAGCCTGGGCGCCGATCTCGACCGCTTGACCGAGCGGGTCATCGGCGCCGCCTTTGCGGTTCATGCCGTATTGGGCCATGGGTTTGCCGAACAGGTCTATAAAAAGGCGCTGTTTCGTGAGTTATCCGACGCCGGTTTGACGGTTGCCACGGAAGTGCCTTTCAAGGTGCTTTACAAAGGTGATCCCGTCGGCAGCTATTTTGCGGATCTCGTGGTCGAAAAGCGGCTGATCGTGGAATTGAAGGTTTGCGAGGCTTTGATCCAAGCCCACAGCCGCCAAGTCCTGAACTATCTGCGGGCAAGCGGATTGCCGGTTGGGCTTCTGTTCAACTTCGCCGGACCTAGCCTTACGGTCAAGCGAGTGCTGGCACATTAG
- a CDS encoding DnaJ domain-containing protein → MTRNRTRSSYDSYAAPRAATRVCDHPDCVAAGEYRAPKSRSSLNEYWWFCLDHVREYNRAWDYYAGMSTDQIEAEVRRDTTWQRPSWPLGKWATQERFIRDRVVNGFSFEFGHEAGKTKDEEKAHRRTQARTEEEKALAVLELAPPVDFTRIKARYRELAKKHHPDANGGDKAAEERLKEINQAYNTLKACYAA, encoded by the coding sequence ATGACCAGGAACCGCACCCGCTCCAGTTACGACAGCTACGCCGCCCCGCGCGCGGCCACCCGTGTGTGCGACCATCCCGATTGCGTCGCCGCCGGCGAATACCGTGCGCCGAAAAGCCGCAGCAGCCTCAACGAGTATTGGTGGTTCTGCCTGGATCATGTCCGGGAGTACAACCGCGCCTGGGACTATTATGCCGGCATGTCCACCGACCAGATCGAGGCGGAGGTGCGGCGAGACACCACCTGGCAGCGGCCGAGTTGGCCGCTCGGCAAATGGGCGACGCAGGAGCGCTTCATCCGCGACCGCGTGGTCAACGGCTTCAGTTTCGAATTCGGCCATGAGGCCGGCAAGACGAAGGACGAGGAAAAGGCGCATCGCCGGACCCAGGCCCGCACCGAAGAGGAAAAGGCGCTGGCCGTCCTGGAGTTGGCGCCGCCGGTGGACTTCACCCGCATCAAGGCACGCTATCGGGAGCTTGCGAAAAAGCATCATCCCGATGCCAACGGCGGCGACAAGGCTGCGGAAGAACGCCTGAAAGAAATCAATCAGGCCTACAATACGCTGAAAGCCTGTTATGCTGCCTGA
- a CDS encoding M48 family metalloprotease: MPIHAPFRKPFRAALAALCLAVTAPALTAPAPARAGLLDNVLSGDEAALGAQEHPKILARFGGAVKDARLQGYVDQLGRKLASTTARAREPWTFTVLDSDVVNAFAVPGGYVYVTRGLLALAKDEAEVAGVLAHEIGHVTARHSAQRQTRQTIAGILAAGVGLVFGDDTLAQLAGLGGTAVVASYSREQELEADQLGVETLRRAGYDPFAMATFLETLRRDSQYDGLRSGNKGAGGFDFFASHPATEDRIRRAADLARAIPQGGARPRDPYLAAVDGMIYGDSPENGYVRGRGFAHPQLGIAFTVPKGYSLLNGADQVVAKGQNGAAMAFDGGSAAGVSDPASFLTGVWGKGATLSNLQRITIGGMPAATATTHGEAEGESADIRLVAIRMPDGRMYRFTFLAPAGSLARFDTDFQATANSFHRLTAQEAARYRPRRVQVATVQPGDSVDGFVRRMPQEPYAEELFRIINDLPPGTPLEPGQRVKVIVGE, encoded by the coding sequence ATGCCGATCCACGCCCCCTTCCGCAAGCCGTTCCGTGCCGCGCTGGCAGCCCTCTGTCTGGCCGTCACGGCGCCCGCCCTGACCGCTCCCGCCCCCGCACGGGCCGGGCTGCTTGACAATGTCCTGTCCGGCGACGAAGCCGCGCTGGGCGCGCAGGAGCATCCGAAGATTCTGGCCCGGTTCGGCGGAGCGGTGAAGGATGCCCGGCTGCAGGGCTATGTCGATCAGCTGGGCCGCAAGCTCGCCTCCACCACGGCACGGGCGCGCGAACCCTGGACCTTCACCGTGCTGGACAGCGACGTGGTCAACGCCTTCGCCGTGCCCGGCGGCTATGTCTACGTCACCCGCGGCCTGCTGGCCCTGGCGAAGGACGAGGCGGAGGTGGCCGGCGTGCTGGCGCACGAGATCGGCCACGTCACCGCCCGCCATTCGGCGCAGCGCCAGACCCGGCAGACCATCGCCGGCATCCTGGCTGCCGGGGTCGGGCTGGTCTTCGGCGACGACACGCTGGCGCAGTTGGCAGGGCTGGGCGGCACCGCGGTGGTCGCCAGCTATTCGCGCGAGCAGGAGTTGGAGGCCGACCAGCTCGGCGTGGAAACGCTGCGGCGTGCCGGGTACGATCCCTTCGCCATGGCCACCTTCCTGGAGACCCTGCGCCGCGACAGCCAGTATGACGGCCTGCGCTCCGGCAACAAGGGAGCGGGCGGCTTCGACTTCTTCGCCAGCCACCCGGCGACCGAGGATCGCATACGCCGCGCCGCCGATCTTGCCCGTGCCATCCCGCAGGGCGGCGCCCGCCCGCGCGATCCTTACCTGGCGGCGGTCGACGGCATGATCTATGGCGACAGCCCGGAGAACGGCTATGTCCGCGGCCGGGGCTTCGCCCACCCGCAGCTTGGCATCGCCTTCACCGTGCCGAAGGGCTACTCCCTGCTGAACGGGGCGGATCAGGTGGTCGCCAAGGGGCAGAACGGTGCCGCCATGGCTTTCGATGGCGGATCGGCGGCCGGCGTCTCCGACCCGGCATCCTTCCTGACCGGAGTGTGGGGAAAAGGCGCCACCCTGTCCAACCTCCAGCGCATCACCATCGGCGGCATGCCCGCCGCCACAGCCACCACCCATGGCGAGGCGGAGGGCGAGAGTGCCGACATAAGGCTGGTGGCGATCCGCATGCCGGACGGCCGGATGTACCGCTTCACCTTCCTGGCGCCCGCGGGATCTCTGGCTCGTTTCGATACGGATTTCCAGGCGACGGCCAACAGCTTCCATCGGTTGACCGCGCAGGAGGCGGCCCGTTACCGCCCCCGCCGCGTCCAGGTGGCGACGGTGCAGCCCGGCGACAGCGTCGACGGCTTCGTCCGCCGCATGCCGCAGGAGCCCTATGCCGAGGAATTGTTCCGGATCATCAACGACCTCCCGCCCGGCACGCCGTTGGAGCCGGGGCAGCGGGTGAAGGTGATCGTCGGCGAATAG